The proteins below come from a single Falco rusticolus isolate bFalRus1 chromosome 8, bFalRus1.pri, whole genome shotgun sequence genomic window:
- the GFPT2 gene encoding glutamine--fructose-6-phosphate aminotransferase [isomerizing] 2 has translation MCGIFAYLNYKVPRTRKEIFETLIKGLQRLEYRGYDSAGVAIDGNNNEDKERFIKLVKKRGKVKALEEELYKQDDLDSKTDFETHFGIAHTRWATHGVPSAINSHPQRSDKRNEFVVIHNGIITNYKDLRKFLESKGYEFESETDTETIPKLIKYMYDNRESEDTSFSALVERVIQQLEGAFALVFKSVHYPGEAVATRRGSPLLIGVRSKYKLSTEQVPVLYRTCNIENVKNMCNSRMKRLDSSTCLHAVGDKAVEFFFASDASAIIEHTNRVIFLEDDDIAAVTDGKLSIHRLERSASDDPSRAIQTLQMELQQIMKGNFSAFMQKEIFEQPESVVNTMRGRVNFESSTVLLGGLKDHLKEIRRCRRLIIIGCGTSYHAAVATRQVLEELTELPVMVELASDFLDRNTPVFRDDVCFFISQSGETADTLMALRYCKERRALTVGITNTVGSSISRETDCGVHINAGPEIGVASTKAYTSQFVSLVMFGLMMSEDRISLQKRRQEIISGLKSLPEMIKEVLSLDEKIHDLALELYKQRSLLVMGRGYNYATCLEGALKIKEITYMHSEGILAGELKHGPLALIDKQMPVIMVIMKDPCFTKCQNALQQVTARQGRPIILCSKEDTESSKFAYKTIELPHTVDCLQGVLSVIPLQLLSFHLAVLRGYDVDFPRNLAKSVTVE, from the exons ATGTGCG GAATTTTTGCTTATCTAAATTACAAAGTGCCTCGGACTcggaaagaaatatttgaaaccCTGATAAAAGGATTACAGAGACTGGAATACAGAGGATATGACTCTGCAG GAGTGGCAATTGatggaaataataatgaagaTAAAGAAAGGTTCATCAAACTGGttaagaaaagaggaaaagtaaagGCCCTGGAAGAAGAGTTGTACA AACAAGATGACCTGGATTCAAAAACGGATTTTGAAACACATTTTGGAATTGCTCATACTCGCTGGGCGACCCATGGGGTACCAAGTGCAATAAACAGTCACCCTCAGAGATCAGATAAAAGGAATG aattTGTTGTTATCCATAATGGTATCATCACAAATTATAAGGACCTAAGAAAATTTCTG GAGAGCAAAGGCTATGAATTTGAATCTGAAACGGATACAGAAACAATCCCCAAATTGATCAAGTACATGTATGACAACAGAGAGAGTGAGGACACCAGTTTTTCAGCCTTGGTAGAAAGAGTTATTCAACAGTTG GAAGGTGCTTTTGCATTGGTTTTCAAGAGCGTCCATTACCCAGGTGAAGCTGTTGCTACCAG GAGGGGGAGTCCGCTGCTCATTGGGGTTAGAAGCAAATACAAGCTCTCCACTGAACAGGTTCCTGTTTTATATAGAACAT GCAACATTGAGAATGTGAAGAACATGTGCAATTCCCGAATGAAAAGACTGGACAGCTCTACCTGCCTTCATGCTGTTGGGGATAAGGCAGTAGAATTCTTCTTTGCTTCAGATGCAAG tgCTATCATCGAGCACACCAACAGAGTAATTTTCTTAGAAGATGATGACATTGCAGCAGTAACTGACGGGAAGCTTTCAATTCACCGTCTCGAGCGATCAGCCAGTGATGATCCTTCCCGGGCCATACAAACGTTGCAGATGGAATTGCAGCAAATCATGAAGG GTAACTTCAGTGCATTCatgcaaaaggaaatttttgAGCAACCAGAATCAGTTGTCAATACGATGAGAGGCAGAGTGAATTTCGAGAGCAGCACAG TTCTGCTGGGAGGGCTGAAGGatcatttgaaagaaatcagaagatgCCGGAGACTGATCATTATTGGCTGTGGGACCAGTTACCATGCTGCAGTAGCT ACTCGACAAGTGTTGGAAGAATTAACTGAATTACCAGTGATGGTGGAACTTGCTAGTGACTTCCTGGATAGAAACACACCTGTTTTCAGAGACGATGTCTGCTTTTTTATAAGTCAGTCAG GTGAAACCGCAGATACGCTTATGGCCCTGAGGTATTGTAAAGAACGTCGTGCTCTAACAGTTGGCATCACAAACACGGTTGGGAGCTCAATATCCAGGGAGACTGACTGTGGTGTACATATAAATGCAGGACCTGAGATAGGTGTGGCAAGCACAAAG GCTTATACCAGCCAATTTGTGTCTCTTGTAATGTTTGGCCTAATGATGTCTGAAGACAGAATTTCCTTGCAGAAAAGACGACAGGAAATTATTAGTGGACTAAAATCATTGCCAG AGATGATTAAAGAAGTCTTGTCCTTGGATGAGAAGATACATGACTTAGCTCTTGAACTGTACAAACAAAGATCACTGCTGGTTATGGGTCGTGGGTATAATTATGCCACTTGTCTGGAAGGAGCTCTG aaaataaaagaaatcaccTATATGCACTCTGAAGGTATCCTGGCTGGTGAGCTGAAACATGGGCCATTAGCCCTAATAGACAAACAAATGCCTGTTATCATGGTGATAATGAAGGATCCTTGTTTCACTAAGTGCCAGAATGCTCTGCAACAGGTCACTGCTCGACAG ggtCGTCCAATCATTCTGTGTTCTAAAGAAGACACAGAAAGCTCAAAATTTGCCTACAAAACCATTGAGCTGCCTCATACAGTTGACTGCCTTCAAGGAGTCTTGAGTGTTATTCCTCTCCAGTTACTTTCGTTCCACCTGGCTGTTCTGAGAGGATATGAT GTGGACTTTCCAAGAAATTTGGCCAAATCTGTTACTGTAGAATAA